The DNA sequence ATTTTTTCTCCCTTCTTCTGCTCCGGGATTTTTAATATAAAAGGAGTATGTATATCTTCCTCATATAGTCCCTGTCCGTGCCCGAAGAGTGTATATACTCCATTAAAGCGAGAAACTTTATGCGAAGGATTCATTACTTCGCCATGGTCTGAACTTAAAAGTATAATAGAAGAATCATAGATTTTCTCACGCTTTAGAAAATTAAAAAGTTCTTTAATTTCATCATCTACATAGGCAACCTCTCCCAGATACAAATGTTTTTTCGGATGCATTCCGTTTTCCATAGGAACACGAGATAAAAATTCAAGAGGAGGCTCTAAAGGACGATGTGGAGTATTATAATTAATAAATAAAAATTCGGGACTTATATCATAAGGTTTTTTTTTCTTTTCTTTTTTTCTCTTTTCTAAGTACAGGCGAACATATTTTGATATTTCTTTTGTATCATCTGCTGTTGTAAGAGAAAACTCTAATACTTTTTCAAAACCTGTATCTATACCGAGATATCGATGATCAGTTAAAAAAGGATTGGTTCCTATCATCACAGAATTATAACCCAGACTGCCAAGAAAAGCAGGTAAAGGAAAAATCTCAGACTGATAAAAAGCTTCCTTCTCGGAAGGAAATACAGGATAATCCCAAAAATTAATATAGCTTTTTGAAGCATACTTACCTGTAAAGAAAATCAATGTAGATGGTCTTGTCCAGGAAGCATTCACTAAATTTTTCATAAATACATAGGAAGTTTTAGCAAAACTATCTATTCCCGGACTAATCCCATATTGACTTCCATAGCTTCCCAATACATCAGCACGTAAAGAATCAACAACAATAAATATAATGTCGGGAAGATTTTTTTTTGATTCATTAGGAATAAGTAATAAATGGGATATAAAAACATCTTTTTCTCTTGCTTCTATCTCAAGATAATTATTTTTATTTTTAGATACAAGAGCTTTATCTAATATAATAGGTTTTGAATTTAATAAAAGCTTAATCGATGAATCTGAATAATGAGTTTTAAAAAGATCATAATATTCTCCCTGCAAAAACTCCAGACTCAAATAATGATTCAAAGCAGAAGCGATATGGAAAGATATTTTTTCTCCCTTCTTCAAATGCAACACCTTCACAGAATTATCTACACCCGCAGATCTTGATGAAAGGTTTATAAACATAGCTTTACAAGTATATGTCTTACTTATATAAGTATTGCAGGTTTTTTTCCCGCTTTTATCTGAAAGAAAGGGTCTTTCCGGAACATAGTTTAAATCCACGAAAGGATGGTAATATAAAAGATTAAAGAAAGAGTTATGGGAAAATAAATTTATAGGAAATATGAAGAGATAGATAAAAAGGGTGAAATTACGCAGTTTCTTTTCTAACATGAAGGAAAAATCCATCGATAAAATAATAACATTTCAATCATAAGTTTACTAACACTCTTTTATTTTAGTAAAACTGAAAAATGCTTGCAAAATTATCTTATAATGACTCTTATGCAGGTCAATTACAAAAAGATAGGAGTTCGCCCTCATGTTCTTCTTTTTTTCAAAAGTACTTTCAGTGTTTTTATTCCCCCTTTCCCTCTGTATTTTTCTCGGAATTTTTATTGCATTCCAAATGACAGGATGGAAAAATAAACTTCTCTCCCTGATTCCTCCATTGTTGCTCTGGTTTGCCTCTTCTTTTACTGTTTCCCAGGCCTTAACTGCATCTTTAGAGAGGCCTTTTCCTCCGAAAAAAGTTTCAGAAGTAGAAAAAGCCGATGCAATAGTCATTCTTGGTGGGATGATTAACAACCTTGTAAAACATCAGGATATTATTGAATTAGGGGAAGGTGCAGATAGACTTGTTTATGCTGTAGAACTTTATCGTGAAGGTAAAGCAAAAGAGATAATACTCACCGGGGGCTCAGGGGTTTTATTCTTTCAAAAAAATCCGGAAGCAGAACTGGCTAAAAAAATGCTTATATCTTTAGGAGTAGCTAAAGAACATATCATTATTGAAAATCTTTCAAGAAATACAAGAGAGAATGCTCTTCATACCAGCAATCTATTGCGAAAACAAAAGAAAAACAAAATCATTCTAGTCACATCTGCTTTCCATATGAAACGTTCTCTGGCTCTTTTTCAAAAATATGGCCTGGATATTATTCCCTTCCCCTGCGACTATCGGGAACTCACAAATGAATTTTTCTGGGATGCTTTTGTACCTACAACCCGTACCCTTGAAACCACATCCATTATGTTAAAAGAGCATGTGGGATATTTTGTATATCGGGCAATGGGTTACTTTTAAAATCTACAAAATAGCGGCAATAACAGATGCCGCTATTTTATATTTTAGAAAAAAGAACATTAGTTTATGATAATACCATCGTCATCACTATAATTGTCTTTTTCCTTCTTATTTTTTGACTCCTCTTTCTTAGGTTCCTCTTTCTTAGGTTCCTCTTTCTTAGGCTCATCCTTTTTATCTTCGATTGCCGGTGGAAGTTCTTCTTTTTTCGTTTCTTTCTCTTCCACTTTTTTGGAACCGGTTTCATCTCCTGTATTACCAGATTCTTCCTTTTTAACTTCATCTTTTTGAGGAGAAAGCTCACCGGAAGGAAGGTCTATAATCATAATTCTTCTAAAACCGGTATCATTAATATATTGCTTTAATACATCAGAAATGACGATTTCAAAAGTATCATCCGGTTTAGCAGAAAAAGTACCAAAAGCCGGATAAGGAGTCTTATTCACAAACGAGTTAAAAACTTTAAAATTGATATTTTGTTTTGTATCATTTACAAGTCTTATACTAAGATCAATATTAGCAAGTTGAGTTTTCTGCATATATTTCTTCTTAATATCCATATATAAGGATTCAAACATAACCTTATCCATAGTCAGGTATACATCAGCTTTATCGGAGGAAGAATCAATATCAATTCCTACCATCGATTTATCCTTATCTTTTAATACGGTACCCTGTTTTTTTATACTGATTAAGGCTTCTGTTACAAGAAAAACTCCGGTACCTTCAGTAGCACATTTAGATTCCCTTACTTCCTTATAATACCTGGTTAAGATAGCCGCCAAATTCTCTTTTTCACTCTCACACTTTTTGGTTGAGGCCATTTGAAATTTAATCTGAACTCCGGAATCATAAACCATTACATCTTTATTGCTTTTTGCCAGTGTAATCATCTTCTGAAGGCTGAGATCAATATTAATAGCATACTTACAAGCAATTAAAATAGAAAGAACAAAAACACTACTTAAAACGAAAACCTTTTGATTCATAAATTTTTTCAAGAACATCTGACCTTATCCTTTTTAAACAAATTGGTTTCTATACTAATTATCGAAGTTATGATGGCAAACATAATTTTTATACCTTATTTTACGCCATCAAGATGATTTCTCTATAGTTTGAATAGCAGTCATAACCTCCAATCGGATAGACCTGGAAGGATGGTTTTCAAACTGCTTTAACAAATTTAAAGATTCACGCTTTTTAGATTTACCCAGAAAACGAATT is a window from the Leptospiraceae bacterium genome containing:
- a CDS encoding sulfatase, with amino-acid sequence MLEKKLRNFTLFIYLFIFPINLFSHNSFFNLLYYHPFVDLNYVPERPFLSDKSGKKTCNTYISKTYTCKAMFINLSSRSAGVDNSVKVLHLKKGEKISFHIASALNHYLSLEFLQGEYYDLFKTHYSDSSIKLLLNSKPIILDKALVSKNKNNYLEIEAREKDVFISHLLLIPNESKKNLPDIIFIVVDSLRADVLGSYGSQYGISPGIDSFAKTSYVFMKNLVNASWTRPSTLIFFTGKYASKSYINFWDYPVFPSEKEAFYQSEIFPLPAFLGSLGYNSVMIGTNPFLTDHRYLGIDTGFEKVLEFSLTTADDTKEISKYVRLYLEKRKKEKKKKPYDISPEFLFINYNTPHRPLEPPLEFLSRVPMENGMHPKKHLYLGEVAYVDDEIKELFNFLKREKIYDSSIILLSSDHGEVMNPSHKVSRFNGVYTLFGHGQGLYEEDIHTPFILKIPEQKKGEKIQAVSRSIDIMPTILDLLEEKSIHSMDGKSMLSLVRKEEKEERLYYGESRGVKGIRFGGFKLQKKTFEFHRTGFSWDGKVEAEPYYLFDLNKDPDENTPIHDKKKEEELLNKLESFKRKNSVYSFRFHNPEKDVKEIEISIKVKAGIIHPLMKDDPNTLQPENYSNVLKKQVVLQKGKNEEFHFSVYPEGSEPLISIKVDGKEIRQGEYGVGQRDIYPGNCSLENYKCYPIFLIYNSVPEIPRKFRVQFWKKSGDFVIRTEKAILEKDSMDILKKQGYIQ
- a CDS encoding YdcF family protein, with the protein product MTGWKNKLLSLIPPLLLWFASSFTVSQALTASLERPFPPKKVSEVEKADAIVILGGMINNLVKHQDIIELGEGADRLVYAVELYREGKAKEIILTGGSGVLFFQKNPEAELAKKMLISLGVAKEHIIIENLSRNTRENALHTSNLLRKQKKNKIILVTSAFHMKRSLALFQKYGLDIIPFPCDYRELTNEFFWDAFVPTTRTLETTSIMLKEHVGYFVYRAMGYF